The genome window TCTAGGAGATACCGGATCGATTATCTTCCTGTTCTCCGATGCTAAATTTGCGAAGCTTATGCTTGCGTCGGATTGCTTAGCTCCAACGGTCATTATCACGCTTCTAATTGCCTCTGCTTTTATTCCTCTCTCTCTCAGACCCATTATGGTTCCGAATCTCGGATCATCTGGGCCTGAATATGCGCCTCCGCTCTCCTTTAATATCTTCTTTATCTGGGACTTGCTCATTATGAATTCTTCCAGCCTGAGCCTTCCAAGGTGAATGGCTACTGGCTGCCTCCAGCCAAGATGATCAAATAGATGTTTCTGCTTCATTGTGTTCTGAAGGTGCTCCTTTCCTCTAATGATGTGGGTTACTCCCATGAGATAATCATCGACAGCACTAGCAAAGTTGTAGGTTGGCCAAACGATGTATTTTGATCCTACAATTGGATGCGGATATCTCTCGGTATTGATAATTCTGAACGCTACCCAGTCTATTAAGCTCTTATCGCTATAGCTCAGATCGGTTTTAACTCTGAGCACTGCCTCTCCTTCCTTATAGTAACCGGAAAGCATTCTCTCAAAAAGCTCCAAGTTATGCTCAGGAGGCTTATCTCTGTTTGGATGGATTTCTCCTTTGCTCAGCATTTCCTCATAGTTCTCCTTAGTGGTATCGTCGACAAAGCCTCCTCCTCTCATGATGAGCTCTTTAGCAATTTTATAATATATGGGAAGCCTCAAGCTCTGGATATATTCCTCATCCCACTTTACGCCTAGCCATATTAGATCCTCCCTTATCTGCCTGTAAGCATCAACCATTGGGGTCTTTATCCTTGGATCTGTGTCTTCAAATCTCAGGATGAACTTCCCGTTGTACATCCTAGCATATTCGTAACTCAAAATTGCTGGCCTCGCATTTCCCAAGTGTATGACAAAATCAGGGTTTGGAGCGAACCTTGTTGTTATTCTCTCAAATTTATCAACATCTGGCAAGGGAGGCAGCCTCTTTGCTTCCTCCTTCTTTTCCTGTTCGAGTTTGATCTCGGGAAACTCGCTCCTGAGCATCTCCTCCTGCTGCTGTCTGCTCATGGAGTTCACTTTCTCAACAGCTCTAGATACAATTTCCACCACTTCCCTAGCCCTAGTCTTCAGCTCTGGCTTTTCTCCGAGAACCTTTGATACGACTGCACCAGTTTGGGCTTTTCCTTCATGCTTTATAGCATTTATAAGTGCATGCTTCAGTGCTATTCTCTCCAGTCCATCCCCTTCCTCCATGCCTGCTCAACACCTTTGCCTGATCCTCTGTATTAAAAACAGAATATATTTCTCTGATTCAGAGGCATATCTTGCTGAACAAGACTAATAACCGTTTCCAACCATAAATTTCTGCAGTTTTTGCTAACATGTTTTTCTTTCTTCTCCAAGCTTCACATTAGCTATTATCACTCTGAATGAAAGTCATGGAAATTTTTCCAGCTAAATAATCTCTGGGCTTTCCACACAGCTTCCCAGGCTGATTCCAGACATCCTGCAGAGACTAAAAAACTCAACATAGAACAGACTTCTCATACTCAAACGGAGAGGCTGATTTCTCTGCCAATTTCAGTTCATACAGCTTCAATGAAGTATTTTGGAAATAATCATTTTCTCCTCTTAATGACAAGATACGCTATGTCCCTAAGGAGAACTAGATAATCATCTTCAGCAAATCCCTTCAAGCTTTCCAGATTTCTCAGCGCCTCCTCAACAAGCCCTTCAGCTTTCCTCCTTGCATACTCGAGAACACCGAGCTTCTCCATGATCTCAGCAGCTTCTCTATACTTTTCTCTTTCCAGATCCTTTTTTCCAAGGACATTCTCGATTGTTCTCCTATCATCACCGCTTGCCAGCTCGAGTGCCCTCAGAACGAGAAGAGTCTTCTTCCCTTCCCTCAGATCGCTATAAACAGGCTTTCCTGTCTCCTCCTCTTTTCCATAGATTCCCAGTATATCATCTACTATCTGGAAGGCCAAACCGAGATTCTTTCCGAACTCTGATATCTTCTTCAGCTCCCTCTCTTCTGCTCTCCCCAGAACCGCTCCTATATATGTTGATGCCTCAATTAGGGCAGCGGTTTTTTTGTATATCATTTCCATGTACTGCTCCTCACTCACTCGATCGATTTTCTCGAACATCATATCAAGAGCCTGCCCCTCAGCAACAGTTATGGATGCCCATGCTAGCTTTCTTGAGGCTTCAATGCATCTGTAGTTGCTCAATCTCTGTGTGCAATAAGAGAGGGGAACATGGAGGCTAAGGGAGAAAAGAAGATCTCCAGCCAAAATTGCCACTGGAACACCGTAAAGCTTGTGAACTGTCGGAACACCCCTTCTATATTCATCGTTGTCCATTATATCGTCGTGAATTAGAGTGAAATTGTGAAATAGCTCAACTCCAGTAGCAAAGGGTAGCAAATTCTCCTCGCTTGCCCCAAAGGCAAGACCGCTAGCAAAAACTAGGGCTGGTCTGAGCCTCTTCCCTCCTGCTCTAAATATATGAAAGGAGGCACTGTAGAGCTCCTCTGGATCCCCTTTTATGCTGAGAGCGGTGTCATTGACCATTTTTGCTACTTTATTGAAGAATTCTCCAAGCTCAATCAAGCTTCTTTCCCTCCATTTTATGTTTTTTTCCAATGAAATTAACATTTTCATTGTAGCTCCTTGAAGAAACGGATATCTCCCTCTGTGAAAGCCAGGAAAGTATTTTTGGTCCAAGAACTACTGGCACTTTCTTCAAATCGTCAATGCTCCTTGCTCCAACCAAGAACATAACTCTCTTCAGAAGATAGATATAGCCAGACACGAGGTCCCTGAGCTCCTTATCGGAGAAAGCAACTGCTTTCAATGCTGGGAGGGCAAATCCTGCAAGGTCAGCGCCAAGAGCCAGCGATTTTGCAACATCCAGGCCGCTCCTTATCCCTCCGCTGGCTATTATAAAAAGATCTTCCGAAACGCTCCTCGCCTCTAGTATTGAGA of Fervidicoccaceae archaeon contains these proteins:
- a CDS encoding glutamate--tRNA ligase, whose amino-acid sequence is MEEGDGLERIALKHALINAIKHEGKAQTGAVVSKVLGEKPELKTRAREVVEIVSRAVEKVNSMSRQQQEEMLRSEFPEIKLEQEKKEEAKRLPPLPDVDKFERITTRFAPNPDFVIHLGNARPAILSYEYARMYNGKFILRFEDTDPRIKTPMVDAYRQIREDLIWLGVKWDEEYIQSLRLPIYYKIAKELIMRGGGFVDDTTKENYEEMLSKGEIHPNRDKPPEHNLELFERMLSGYYKEGEAVLRVKTDLSYSDKSLIDWVAFRIINTERYPHPIVGSKYIVWPTYNFASAVDDYLMGVTHIIRGKEHLQNTMKQKHLFDHLGWRQPVAIHLGRLRLEEFIMSKSQIKKILKESGGAYSGPDDPRFGTIMGLRERGIKAEAIRSVIMTVGAKQSDASISFANLASENRKIIDPVSPRLMFVEEPIELIIENREEEGCITTRIPYHPDRAELGSREFTVCSGDRILISKQDYEYALKERNGELRLMELGNYRIDGGKLVMISKELSYAREKELSIVQWVQKKNAKLATIFDTNKKSNSKSPDYREGAVEDGEKLRNFLGKNVQLVRIGFAVLKSLSPVATFIYTHE
- a CDS encoding polyprenyl synthetase family protein, with protein sequence MIELGEFFNKVAKMVNDTALSIKGDPEELYSASFHIFRAGGKRLRPALVFASGLAFGASEENLLPFATGVELFHNFTLIHDDIMDNDEYRRGVPTVHKLYGVPVAILAGDLLFSLSLHVPLSYCTQRLSNYRCIEASRKLAWASITVAEGQALDMMFEKIDRVSEEQYMEMIYKKTAALIEASTYIGAVLGRAEERELKKISEFGKNLGLAFQIVDDILGIYGKEEETGKPVYSDLREGKKTLLVLRALELASGDDRRTIENVLGKKDLEREKYREAAEIMEKLGVLEYARRKAEGLVEEALRNLESLKGFAEDDYLVLLRDIAYLVIKRRK